In the genome of Vicia villosa cultivar HV-30 ecotype Madison, WI unplaced genomic scaffold, Vvil1.0 ctg.002711F_1_1, whole genome shotgun sequence, one region contains:
- the LOC131639616 gene encoding uncharacterized protein LOC131639616, translating into MDEYIVLTIHHSGEFVDGDLRVYEGGEVSELKIDVDTWSYFELTDSLKCLGYRDFEKIYYKDPTFGMQQLNDDAGALEVADLYKVHLGVDIFIKHTTGQDEFADPAGLENVVVEEHGVTEEHVRDEEERVVEEMLSKLHEEVTGNSNEAELEDEDENIVLEAEKVVLEAEKVVLEAEHAEHVVLEAEKDRMENEKDDNSDSGEVDDSISSDDSEYKYDNIDEDELDNLVEHDEERDEGGKIGSGSESEGLVSGCDSDDSYGGQKKHIPMFKIQKNMADFKWEVGSYFSSKDDFKEAITSYAVHSGRNLKFTKNDNVRVRVKCKDGCDWEAYCAKSSREETWKLRKVIDVHSCSRDYNVKMMTTKWLSKRLQNSLKTNPRMKIKDIKAKAQKKWNVGVNKTKAIRARVKARDMVDGSFLGDYTRIYDYCHELLRTNPGSTVKVGVEPSQEGSQNHVPYFKRLYICLAACKQSFKFSRHVIGLDGCFLKGLCGGQILAAIGRDPNDQMLPIAFAVVEGENRDSWTWFLELLIDDLGGKNECLTYTFMSDQQKGLLPAMDELLPNVEQRFCVRHLYNNFRKRYPRKMLKEIIWRAAKVTYAQAWEREMKRMRLINEEAYLHMMKTPPRFWSRSYFRGTNKCDVVVNNMSESFNSVILEARSKPLVTMVEEIRTYCMEKWATNRMRFQNLADDDVLPNIRKKVDRTSTYTNSWIVRMSAEHIFEVHHVENHADKFVVNLKECVCTCRRWELTGLPCVHALASIKSRNFKVEEYIPAYYRKSMYMKVYSSIIYPLNGSNLWARTEYPDVLPPKYRRMPGRPKKRRNLEQGEIDGSDKKMRRIGLAIRCSRCKQPGHNKTTCKITQSTQGTQQNTQATQSTQPASQPTQPTQSATQPAVNLSQPASAQGSKTST; encoded by the exons ATGGACGAGTATATCGTACTCACAATTCACCATAGTGGTGAATTTGTTGATGGTGATCTTAGAGTTTATGAAGGAGGGGAAGTTTCTGAGTTGAAAATAGATGTTGACACATGGAGTTACTTTGAGCTGACAGATTCACTTAAGTGTTTAGGGTATAGGGATTTTGAGAAAATCTATTACAAAGACCCAACATTTGGGATGCAACAACTGAATGATGATGCAGGAGCATTAGAAGTAGCTGATTTGTATAAGGTTCATTTAGGTGTAGACATTTTTATTAAACACACAACTGGCCAGGATGAGTTTGCAGATCCAGCAGGGTTAGAAAATGTTGTAGTTGAGGAGCATGGTGTCACTGAGGAGCATGTAAGAGATGAGGAGGAGAGGGTAGTTGAAGAAATGCTTTCTAAGTTGCATGAAGAAGTAACTGGTAACTCTAATGAAGCTGAGCTGGAGGATGAGGATGAGAATATAGTGTTGGAGGCTGAGAAGGTTGTGTTAGAGGCTGAGAAGGTTGTGTTGGAGGCTGAACATGCTGAACATGTTGTTTTGGAGGCTGAGAAAGATCGTAtggaaaatgagaaagatgaCAATTCTGATAGTGGGGAAGTGGATGATTCCATAAGTAGTGATGATAGTGAATACAAATATGACA ATATAGATGAGGATGAATTGGACAATCTAGTTGAACATGATGAAGAGAGAGATGAGGGTGGTAAAATTGGGAGTGGTAGTGAGAGTGAAGGTTTGGTGAGTGGGTGTGACAGTGATGACAGTTATGGTGGGCAAAAAAAACATATCCCTATGTTTAAGATTCAAAAGAATATGGCTGATTTCAAATGGGAGGTGGGTTCCTACTTTAGTTCAAAAGATGATTTCAAAGAGGCAATCACATCATATGCTGTTCACAGTGGAAGAAACCTAAAGTTCACCAAAAATGATAATGTAAGAGTGAGGGTAAAGTGTAAGGATGGATGTGATTGGGAAGCCTATTGTGCTAAATCATCAAGGGAAGAAACTTGGAAATTAAGGAAGGTGATTGATGTACATAGTTGCAGTAGGGATTATAATGTGAAAATGATGACTACCAAGTGGCTGAGCAAGAGGTTACAAAACTCCTTAAAAACCAATCCTAGGATGAAAATCAAAGATATCAAGGCAAAGGCACAAAAGAAATGGAATGTAGGTGTGAACAAAACCAAGGCAATTAGGGCAAGAGTTAAAGCAAGAGATATGGTTGATGGGTCATTCCTAGGGGATTACACCAGAATCTATGATTATTGTCATGAATTGCTAAGAACAAATCCAGGTTCCACAGTGAAGGTTGGTGTTGAACCATCTCAAGAAGGCTCACAAAATCATGTTCCATACTTCAAAAGGTTGTATATATGTCTTGCAGCATGTAAGCAAAGTTTTAAGTTTTCTAGGCATGTAATAGGGTTGGATGGTTGTTTTCTAAAGGGGCTATGTGGAGGGCAAATACTAGCTGCTATAGGTAGGGATCCAAATGATCAAATGCTACCTATAGCATTTGCAGTAGTTGAAGGAGAAAATAGAGACAGTTGGACATGGTTCTTGGAGTTATTGATTGATGACCTTGGTGGAAAAAATGAGTGCCTCACATACACCTTCATGTCAGATCAGCAAAAG GGATTATTACCAGCCATGGATGAACTGTTGCCCAATGTAGAGCAAAGATTCTGTGTCAGACACTTGTACAACAATTTCAGGAAAAGATATCCTAGGAAGATGCTTAAGGAAATAATATGGAGGGCTGCTAAGGTTACTTATGCTCAGGCTTGGGAAAGAGAGATGAAGAGGATGAGGCTGATCAATGAAGAAGCATACCTACATATGATGAAGACACCTCCAAGATTTTGGAGTAGATCTTACTTTAGAGGGACTAATAAATGTGATGTTGTAGTGAATAACATGTCTGAATCTTTCAACAGTGTTATTCTTGAAGCAAGGTCCAAACCCTTAGTGACTATGGTAGAGGAGATCAGGACATATTGTATGGAAAAATGGGCAACAAATAGGATGAGGTTTCAAAATTTGGCTGATGATGATGTGCTGCCTAACATCAGAAAGAAGGTTGATAGAACAAGTACTTACACAAATTCATGGATTGTGAG GATGTCTGCTGAACACATATTTGAGGTTCATCATGTAGAAAACCATGCAgataaatttgttgtgaatttgaAGGAATGTGTGTGCACCTGTAGGAGGTGGGAATTAACTGGACTTCCATGTGTTCATGCATTAGCTAGCATTAAAAGTAGGAACTTCAAGGTTGAGGAATACATCCCTGCATATTATAGGAAGTCAATGTACATGAAAGTGTACTCATCTATAATTTATCCTTTGAATGGATCAAATCTATGGGCCAGAACTGAATATCCAGATGTGCTCCCTCCTAAGTATAGGAGGATGCCTGGGAGACCAAAGAAGAGGAGAAATTTGGAGCAAGGAGAGATAGATGGTTCTGACAAAAAAATGAGGAGAATAGGATTGGCAATTAGGTGTTCAAGGTGCAAGCAACCGGGTCACAACAAAACAACATGTAAGATTACTCAGAGTACTCAAGGTACTCAACAGAACACTCAAGCAACTCAGTCAACTCAGCCTGCTTCTCAACCAACTCAGCCAACTCAGTCTGCTACTCAACCTGCTGTGAATCTGTCTCAGCCTGCATCTGCACAAGGATCCAAGACATCTACTTAA